The nucleotide window GTAATAATTTTTTGCGATAAGTTTTTAAAAAAGTTAAAAAGAAAAAAATAGATTAGATTAAATGAGGTTTAAATATGCAGTTTATTCTTTAGTTCCTTTTTCTTTTGGAGGAAGTTCTTTATTCTTTTTAAATAGTGAGAATCTTAATTCATTAATTTCTAAACTCTCAATTTCTGGGGGGGGCAATGCCCCTTCTTTTAATTTCTATAGTTATAGTAAAAATGAACTTACAATAAATAATACTTCAATTCCAACAACTCAGTTGGAATTGAATGAAAAAAATTTCCAAACAGAATCTTTAAGAGTTGATGTTTCTGAAAGTTCAGACTTAAATCTTCCTAATTTAAATGAAGAGGAAAAAACAGGAAGTTTGAAGACAAAAGTAAACAAAATTGTTACAGAAGTAAATAAAGAAATTGGAGTCAAGAAAGTTGAAAAAGAACAGGAAGAACAATTGTCGCAAGTTAAAAAAGAATTGCAAGGTCACTCAGGAAATTTGAACAAGATTTTATCCAGTGTTGTACTTTTATCCAATTCAGAAAGTTCTTCTGAAGTTAAAAGTAGAGCCAGAAGAGATTCAAACTCTCAATTTGTTGAATTTCCAAATTCTTTAGATAGAAATGTAAGAAATAGTCTTGGAACTTATTACAAAAAATTCTTAGATTTGAAAGAGAAAAAGAATAAATTTGAAAAAAGACTAAAAAATATAGAGGAAAAATCAGAAGATATTGTGGTTACTCAAAATAGTTCAAATAAATATATTGATGATAGAGTTCTTAAATCATTAGAGCAAATAGGATGAAACACTAATCAAGAAATAAAATTTGAACAATTAATTAATCGTGATTTTTGAGATGGAGGAGAAAATCCCTATTCAGCTTTATTAGATTATGAAAGTTGACAGAAAATAGTAGACGATTATAAAAAAGCTACAAAAGAAATAAAAACTTTAAGAGAAAATCCAGGAAATAGAACTTGCGCTGTGTTTGCTATTCTTTTCAATATGTCTGATCGTTGTTTTGGTAATTTAAAAGATTTAGAGAAACAAAAAGAATTATTAAAAAAAGTTGCTCCTTTTGCTGTAGCTAATAAATTATTTTTAGAAATGGGATTAGTGGATAATTCAAATATTGTAGTTAAAAGACTAGAAAAATAAGAAAAAAAGGGGGGTTATATAAGCTCCCCCTATATCTCATTCATTCTTTTTATAAAATCAATGTAATTTTGAATAATTTATTCTAATAAGATATTTTTGTTGATGCATTTTTTAAGAATAAATTAAATGAGATTTAAATATTCGATTTATTCTTCAATCCCTTTTTTAATTGGCGGGAATTCTTTATTCTTTTTAAATGCTGAAAATCTTAATTCTTTAATTTCTAATTTTTCAATCTTCGAAGGGGGGGGCAATATCCCTTCATTTAACTTAAGTAACTTCACTAAAAATGAAATTAAGTTAAATAACTCTTTAAACCCAACTACTAAGTTAGAAGTTGATCTGGAAAGTTTTAAAGAAAATCCTTTAAAAATCAGAGATTTTGAAGGCTTAAAAATAAGTAATACTGCTTTAAATGAGAGAGAAAGTTCGGAAAGTTTAAAAACAACAGTTAATAAGCTCGTTACAGAAATTGATAGAGAAGTTGGGATTAAAGTGGTTGAAAAAGAACAAGGAGAGCAGTTGTCTAAAGCAGAGCAAGAATTAGCAAAACATTCCAATAATCTTAAAGAGGTTTTATCAACTTTGAAACTTTCCTCAGATTTAAAAAGTAGATCAAGAGAAAGAAGAAACACAGATTCACAATCTGATATATCTTCAAAGAAATTAACAAAATATTTAAGAAATAGTTTGAGCGAGTATTATCGACAATATGTAGAGCTAAAAGATAAAAAGAGCCAGTTTGAAAAAAGATTAATAAATATAAAAGAAAAAGCTAAAGATATTAAGGTAAATCAAGAAAGAAAAGATAAATATTTAGAAAATAAAGTTCTCCAAGCATTGGAACAAATAGGTTGGAATAATAAAGATGAAATTGATTTTGCAAAATTCACTAATTCTCAATATTGAGATGGAGGGAATAATCCTTATGGAAGTTTATTGGATTATCCAGAATGAGTTGAGATAATAGATGCTTATAAAAATACTAGTAAAGAAATACAAGCGCGTAGAGCAGATCCTTGGAATAGAACATGCTCCTTATTCGCTATGCCCGTTTTTATGTCAGATTATTGTTATGGAAATTTAAAAACTTTAGAAAGTAGAAAAAAATTACTTGAAAAAGTTGTTCCTTTTGCGGTAGCTAATAAATTATTTAGAGATATGAAATTAATTGAAAGCAAAAAATTTATGTTGTAATTTATTAAAAGTCTATAGAAAAACGATTAATTAGCTTTAAAATAACAATCGAGATTTAGGTATTTTTAAATGAAAAAGATAAAAATTTATTTTTCTATATTTTCTCTTTTATCTATAAGTGGGGGTTTTTTTATATTTTTTAATAAATTACCAAATGTTTCTCAAAGTTTTTTACCTCAATTAAGTAATATTTCTTCATTTTCTAATTTATTTACTAATACAAATGAAAAACAGAAGGAAATTGCTCTTCAAAATCCTTCAGCAGAAAAAATTGATTTAAACAATTTAGAAACAGATTCTTTGAATAAAACAAATGTTTTATTAAATAAAGAAAAAGCTTTAGAAAAAATGTTTACTTCGGGGGGGGCATTTAATGAATCTTCAGAAATTCAAAGAACTAAAGAAAAGGTGGAATCTTTATATAAAGAAATAAAAAGAGAAGAAAAAGTATTAGAAATTCAGAATGATAAAGATAAACAATTTAAAACAGTTGTAGAAAAAAATAAAATTGCACAAGATTCAGAAAAATTTCAAAAATCTAAAACAACAATTCATGATTATTTATCCTCTGAATTTAAAACAGAAAAATCTAGGAGAAAGAAAAGAGTTGCTGAGCAAAAAGAAAATGTTTCCTTTTTAAATAAGGAAGAGCGAAAATCATTGCAAAATTATTTTCAGACTTATTTGGAATTGTCAGATGAAAGTAAAGAACTTTTAAAAAGGTTGGAAAATAACGCAAAAGATTTAACAAAAAGTATTTCTTTTAGTAATTCTATTAATATTCCAAAAAAAGATGAAATTTTAAAGTCTTTGAAAATGATTGAGTGAGACAAAGATCGAATTAAATTGAAAGGGCAACTAAATAAAGGAAATCCTCCTCTTTATGGATGGGAAAGTTGAGAAAAAAATCCTTATAGACACTTTTATTCTGAAGAGGAATATAAAAAGGTAATGGAAGAGCTAACAAGAAATGATAAGGATTTGGAAGAATATTTAAAAAGTAAAAGAGTTTCAGGGTTAATTGCTACTTGATTTGGTCCTGGAATGGTAAATTGAGTATACAGCGATAAAGATCAATATATGAAAAAAATTGTTGAATCAGGCTTAAAAATAGAAGCTCATATAGCTCAAAAACTACTTTCTTGAATGAATCAATTAAATTCTCAAAAATAAAAAAGTAGAAGTGAGAATTTTTCCCTTCTTTTTATTTTTTTTAGAGAATCTTTTTTAACAATAAAATTTATTAATGACCTGATGGTAAATTTAGGTTTTAGTAAAGATAGTTATTTGAAAATAGTTTAGGAAGTAAACCGGACAATTTTATGAGAGTTTGATTCTGGCTCAGGATTAATGCTGGTGGTATGCATAACACATGCAAGTCGAACGAAAAAGGTCTTCGGGCCTTTTTAGTGGCAAACGGGCGAGTAACACATATTTAACTTGCTCATCCGAGGAGAATAGCAGCCCGAAAGGGCTATTAATACGCCATAGTTTTAAATTAGTGAATTAATTTAAATTAAAGGAGGCTGCCGAAAGGTGGCCTCGCGGATGAATAGGAATATGTCCTATTAGGTCGTTGGAGAGGTAATGGCTCACCAAGCCGATGATGGGTAGCTGGACTGAGAGGTTGAACAGCCGCAATGGGATTGAGAAATGGCCCATATTCCTACGGGAAGCAGCAGTGAGGAATTTTTCACAATGGACGAAAGTCTGATGGAGCAATACCACGTGAACGATGAAGGTCTTCTGATTGTAAAGTTCTTTTATTTAGGAAAAAAAGCGCGGCAGGAAATGGCCGCGCCTTGATTGTACTAATTGAATAAGTGACAGCTAACTATGTGCCAGCAGCTGCGGTAAAACATAGGTCACGAGCATTATCCGGATTTATTGGGCGTAAAGGAAGCGTAGGCTGAAATGTGTATTCATTGTTAAAAATATTTGCTTAACAAGTGTTCGCGGTGAAGATTGCATTTCTAGAATTAGTTAGGGGGTACTGGAATTCAATGTGTAGTGGTGGAATACGTAGATATATTGAGGAACACCAGAGGCTAAGGCGAGTGCCTGGAACATAATTGACGCTGAGGCTTGAAAGCGTGGGTAGCAAATGGGATTAGATACCCCAGTAGTCCACGCCGTAAACGATGGGTATTAGTCATTTGGATTTAAGACTGAGTGATGTAGCTAACGCGTTAAATACCCCGCCTGGGTAGTATATATGCAAATATGAAACTCAAAGAAATTGACGGGGACCTGAACAAGTGGTGGAGCATGTTGCTTAATTCGTTAATACACGCAAAACCTTACCGAGGCTTGCAATCCTCCGCAACGCTATATAAATATAGTTGAGGTTATCGGAGTGACAGGTGGTGCATGGCTGTCGTCAGCTCGTGTCTTGAGATGTTTGGTTAAGTCCCGTAACGAGCGCAACCCTTCTTATTAGTTGCTTAGTTCTAATAAGACTGAATCGTAAGATCTAGGAAGGATGGGGCCAAGTCAAGTCATCATGCCCCTTATGCCTCGGGCTGCAAACGTGCTACAATGGTAGATACAATGTGTGACAATCTAGCGATAGTGAGTCAATCACCTAAAGTCTATCTCAGTCCGGATAAAAGGCTGCAATTCGCCTATTTGAAGATGGAATCACTAGTAATCCTGTGTCAGCTATATCAGGGTGAATACGTTCCCAGGTCTTGTACACACCGCCCGTCAAACTACGAAAGAAAGTACTAATTAAAACCGTATTTAATTACGTCTAGATTGGTAATTTTGATTGGAGTTAAGTCGTAACAAGGTACCCGTACGAGAACGTGCGGGTGGATAACTTTAATTTTTTAGAAGAGGTTTTACAGACTGGTTTATTTTTTATTTTCAAATCTATCTAATTTATTAGCTTTAAACAGTAAAAAATTTTTAAATGATTGTTTGTTTCTTACAAAATTCTTATATTAGTAGGAAATATATAGGAAATTTTTAATTATTTAAATAATCTAATTAAATTTTTGGTATATAATTATTCTTGGTTTTTTGTATATATTCTCTTAATAAATAATTAAGTAATAGTTATGCCAGTTACTTTTTCAAATCTTTTAAAAATCTTTTTAGCTTCTGTTGGTGGTGTAAGCGGAACTGGTTATGCTGGATATGAAGCTTATAAGTTTTTAAGTAATAAAAAGTTACAAAATGAATTGGAGAGTTTATCTGAAAAGTCTGAATCTGAAAGTTCTTTAAAAATTAAATCTTCAAATGATATGGATTCTTTTCAAAATTCTGAAACTCAAGATTTTTCAAAGCCTTCTTCAATTAATTATTCTTCGGGACAAGAAAAAAATGAAGCTGAAGTATCTTCACTTTCTAAATCTGCAGAAGTTAAAGAAAATAAAGAAAGTGAAGATATTAAATCTTCTAAAGGGCCCGAAATCCAAATTGTTTCACAATCTAATCAATTAGAAGTATCTGAACCAAAATTACCTCAAATTATTGTTGAAAACGAAGTGGGGGGGGATTGAGAGGGAGCTAGTGCTTTGAAAAACAAGGTTTATGATGAAAGAGCTAAAAATCCTATTAAGAATAGACAACAAATGTCTGATGCTGAAAAGTATGTTCTTCAATATGGTAAAGAATCAGGATATTGAGATTATCGAAGTAATTTAGTTAAAACAGGAAATATTGAACAAATAGAAAGTAAAGAACAACTTAAAAAAGATGCGGAGATTTATAAGATGCTTAAAGATCATACTGTTAAATTAGCTTCTCCTTGTTCAGCTGGAACTGGATGATTATTAGATTTTGAACTTCCAAAAGAAAAAGATAAATATCCTACAAAATGGTTTATAGCTACAAATTTACATGTAATTAGTGAAATTAAGTTTAAGAAGAGCGAGTATGATGTTTTATTGCCAGTTACTGAACAATCACTAGATGCATATGTAAAAAGCAATAGTGATAGAGGATATGTTGGTTGTGCTAATTTCTTGAAAGGAGATACTCCGAGTTTAGATATTTTGACTGAAGAAGATGTTACTTCAAGTTTCACTAATTTGGAATCTGTAGAGTCTAAGAAATTTAAATCTAGAGAAACTGATTACTATACAAATAGCCCTATATTTATAGAAATGGCAGGAGGAACTTCTAAAGCGAGAGCTCCAAAGATTTTCGAAGTTAGAATTGCAAATCCTAAATTAATATATACAGCAATTAATTTTGCAGGAAAAAAGAAAGATCATCAAAACCCAAATAAGACAATGGATTATTACAAAGATTTTGGAGTTGTTGAGGTTGATTTTGGTAATGAAGATATAGCAAGAAAAATGACTAATAGAACATTTGATAAATACTACAAACATAAAGTATTTGATGGAGTGGAAAAAATTAATGAAAAATCAGTTAATATGTTTGCTACCGAATTAATGAGTAAATATACAGCTGATGAATTGAATGAAAATCAAGATCATTTCTTAGTGGGAGGATATCCACAAGGGGGAAATACAGGAAATCAAATATCTTTTTCTTTGAATCAAAAATATAGATATAAAGATACATTTAATTCTCAAAAGAATTATTATGAAAGTAAAATAATTCCTACTCGAAGTAAGTTAACTCACTTTAAGGAATATGAAAATTTAAGAAGTTTCTCAGGGTATAACTTAACCAATAAGGATGGTGATGTCATTAGAGGACATATTGGTTCAGATAGAAGTCCTTTTCATAAACAAATAGCTATTTCTTGAAATGGCAAACCTTTAATTAATTGAGGTTATAACTATCTGCTAGATAACACCTTTTTGGGCGGAGGAGCTTCAGGAAGTATGGTATTAGATAAGGAAGGAGGTTTATTAGGTCTTTATACCAGATATGCTGGTTCAACATTCAATTATGGTGTTATTGAGCCAGTTAGAGGAAGTCAAGTTAAGGATGAAAAAGGTAGGGTAATTATCCCACAATTCGACTTAATTGCTGGCAAAGGAGGAGATATTTCTTCTTATAGAACACAATTAGAAAAATATGGAAATAATATACAAACTTATTTGAGTCACACATCAAAGTGAAAAGCTAGTTAAAAGATTTTGTAATTAATCGGGCAATGTGCCCGATTGGTTAGTAATTATTTAATAATTTTTTTGAAATAAAAATTTAGGCATTTTTTAATCCTCTTTTCAGAGGATTAATTTAAAAACTAAATTATTTTAGATCTACTTTTATATCTTTAAATATCGCTTGCGGCATTTCTGAAATATCTTTTTTAACTTGTTCAATTAATTTTTGATTCGATTCTTCTAGTTGTTTTCCTGCGCTTTCCAATTGCTCTGCATTAGTTTTGTAGAACTGTTCAAAATTATTTTGAATACTTTTGGCTTTTTCTTGAGCTTGTTGTAAAACTTC belongs to Mycoplasma parvum str. Indiana and includes:
- a CDS encoding MIP family Ig-specific serine endopeptidase yields the protein MPVTFSNLLKIFLASVGGVSGTGYAGYEAYKFLSNKKLQNELESLSEKSESESSLKIKSSNDMDSFQNSETQDFSKPSSINYSSGQEKNEAEVSSLSKSAEVKENKESEDIKSSKGPEIQIVSQSNQLEVSEPKLPQIIVENEVGGDWEGASALKNKVYDERAKNPIKNRQQMSDAEKYVLQYGKESGYWDYRSNLVKTGNIEQIESKEQLKKDAEIYKMLKDHTVKLASPCSAGTGWLLDFELPKEKDKYPTKWFIATNLHVISEIKFKKSEYDVLLPVTEQSLDAYVKSNSDRGYVGCANFLKGDTPSLDILTEEDVTSSFTNLESVESKKFKSRETDYYTNSPIFIEMAGGTSKARAPKIFEVRIANPKLIYTAINFAGKKKDHQNPNKTMDYYKDFGVVEVDFGNEDIARKMTNRTFDKYYKHKVFDGVEKINEKSVNMFATELMSKYTADELNENQDHFLVGGYPQGGNTGNQISFSLNQKYRYKDTFNSQKNYYESKIIPTRSKLTHFKEYENLRSFSGYNLTNKDGDVIRGHIGSDRSPFHKQIAISWNGKPLINWGYNYLLDNTFLGGGASGSMVLDKEGGLLGLYTRYAGSTFNYGVIEPVRGSQVKDEKGRVIIPQFDLIAGKGGDISSYRTQLEKYGNNIQTYLSHTSKWKAS